One window from the genome of Commensalibacter oyaizuii encodes:
- the dapE gene encoding succinyl-diaminopimelate desuccinylase produces MGDPVALLQDLIRCPSVTPIDAGAQGILKERLKKLGFEIFDLPYGEGKDQVLNFFARYGSGSPHFCFAGHTDVVPAGQTNWQNDPFSAEIKENVIYGRGACDMKGGIAAFVVAVESLLAQHPDFNGSISFLITGDEEGPGINGTVKVLEWMQEHHHIPDFCLVGEPTCAQTLGDIIKIGRRGSLNAVIKVEGTQGHVAYPHLADNPIHKLMTILQSLTNPVLDQGNEWFQPSSVQVTSIDVGNEITNLIPATATARINIRFNNLHTGSALAGWISTQCHRVAEQCHVDVLISGEAFLTEPGNEVRAICQAIHNVNGVTARLDTGGGTSDARFISRYCPVAEFGLVGQTMHKVNEAVSIEELKQLTSMYLQIMEIIFYDA; encoded by the coding sequence ATGGGTGATCCAGTTGCTTTGCTACAAGATTTAATTCGTTGTCCATCGGTCACACCAATTGATGCAGGTGCCCAAGGCATTTTAAAAGAACGGTTAAAAAAACTGGGATTTGAAATTTTTGATCTGCCTTATGGCGAGGGGAAAGATCAAGTCTTAAATTTCTTTGCCCGTTATGGTTCAGGCAGCCCTCATTTTTGTTTTGCAGGACATACAGACGTTGTTCCAGCAGGGCAAACAAATTGGCAAAATGATCCTTTTTCTGCTGAAATTAAAGAAAATGTCATTTATGGACGAGGTGCTTGTGATATGAAGGGGGGGATCGCAGCTTTCGTTGTCGCTGTAGAATCTCTACTTGCTCAGCATCCAGATTTTAATGGCTCAATCAGTTTTTTAATTACAGGGGATGAAGAAGGGCCAGGAATAAACGGTACTGTTAAAGTTCTAGAATGGATGCAAGAGCATCACCACATCCCTGATTTTTGCCTGGTAGGGGAACCTACTTGTGCACAGACATTGGGTGATATTATTAAAATTGGCCGTCGTGGCAGCTTAAATGCTGTTATTAAAGTTGAGGGAACACAGGGCCATGTTGCCTATCCTCATCTGGCAGACAATCCAATCCATAAATTAATGACGATCTTACAATCTTTAACCAATCCTGTACTGGATCAAGGGAACGAGTGGTTTCAGCCTTCATCAGTGCAAGTTACCAGTATTGATGTTGGCAATGAAATAACTAATCTTATTCCTGCTACGGCAACAGCCAGAATTAACATTCGTTTTAATAACCTACACACAGGATCCGCTTTAGCAGGATGGATATCCACACAGTGTCATCGTGTGGCGGAACAATGTCATGTTGATGTCTTGATTTCTGGCGAGGCCTTTTTAACAGAACCTGGAAATGAAGTCAGAGCAATCTGTCAAGCTATTCATAACGTAAACGGGGTTACTGCACGTTTGGATACGGGTGGGGGAACATCTGATGCCAGATTTATTTCAAGATATTGCCCTGTTGCAGAATTTGGACTTGTAGGGCAAACTATGCATAAGGTCAATGAAGCGGTTAGTATTGAAGAATTAAAACAACTGACTTCTATGTATTTACAAATAATGGAAATAATATTCTATGATGCCTAA
- the truA gene encoding tRNA pseudouridine(38-40) synthase TruA gives MDIQRWAVKIEYDGTGLVGWQRQTSGLSVQQILEEAAYGLCNQKHHVPSITAGRTDSGVHALGQVAHLDFPAHLPLTAKKICDGLNYYMKPHAVSILQAGQVNLEWSARFTAIQRKYLYVILNRHSRPALNTNYVWHVRKPLDVQKMHNAAQRLLGLHDFTSYRATACQANSPIRMLDKFDIYQIEDRIHFECEARSFLHHQVRNMVGTLKMIGDGYWPEKQAYTILQGKDRKLAGITAPATGLFLKEIVYPKDPFTT, from the coding sequence ATGGATATTCAACGTTGGGCCGTTAAAATTGAATATGACGGCACAGGTCTGGTTGGATGGCAACGCCAAACCAGTGGCTTGTCTGTGCAACAAATTTTGGAAGAGGCCGCATATGGCCTTTGCAATCAAAAACACCATGTTCCCAGCATTACCGCAGGTCGCACTGATTCAGGAGTGCATGCACTAGGACAAGTAGCCCATCTAGATTTTCCCGCTCACTTACCCTTAACAGCAAAAAAAATCTGCGATGGGTTAAATTATTATATGAAACCTCATGCGGTCTCGATTTTACAAGCAGGCCAAGTAAACCTTGAATGGAGCGCACGTTTTACAGCCATTCAACGCAAGTATTTATATGTCATTTTAAATCGTCACAGCAGACCTGCATTGAACACCAACTATGTCTGGCATGTTCGTAAACCCTTGGACGTTCAAAAAATGCATAATGCTGCGCAACGTTTATTGGGTTTGCACGACTTTACCTCTTATCGTGCAACGGCATGTCAAGCAAATTCTCCCATACGTATGTTGGATAAATTTGATATTTATCAAATCGAAGATCGCATCCATTTTGAATGCGAAGCACGATCCTTCCTGCATCATCAAGTTCGAAACATGGTGGGTACTCTTAAAATGATCGGGGACGGATACTGGCCTGAGAAACAAGCCTATACAATTTTACAAGGCAAAGACCGCAAACTAGCAGGAATTACCGCACCTGCAACAGGGTTGTTCCTGAAGGAAATCGTTTACCCTAAAGATCCATTTACAACGTAA
- the fmt gene encoding methionyl-tRNA formyltransferase: protein MRIAFMGTPDFAVPALRALHQAGHEIVAVYCQPARPAGRGRKIRPCAVQQAAESLNIPVYAPVKLKYQPQEFEQFSSLNLDVAVVAAYGLILPSEMLNTPRLGCLNIHASLLPRWRGASPIQSAIWAGDRQSGISIMRMDVGLDTGPVYFTQSLPITTTTTAQSLHDDLAELGGKLIVQTLDYLHSNPNLPYTPQSSEGVCYARQLVKEDGKIDWSLTAQEIDRQIRALTPWPGTYSFLWDQPLKITKATIGSSTSQSEPGTVITADLQIICGDGQTIQLLEVQLAGKKAMPVADFLRGNVINPGTILG from the coding sequence ATGCGTATCGCATTTATGGGAACCCCTGATTTTGCAGTTCCAGCCTTGCGTGCCTTACACCAGGCTGGGCATGAAATTGTCGCTGTTTACTGCCAGCCTGCCCGACCTGCAGGTAGAGGTCGCAAAATTCGCCCCTGCGCAGTGCAACAAGCAGCTGAGTCACTTAATATCCCCGTGTACGCACCTGTGAAACTTAAATATCAACCTCAAGAATTCGAACAATTCTCATCATTAAATTTGGATGTGGCCGTAGTTGCAGCTTATGGATTAATATTACCCAGTGAAATGCTGAATACGCCTAGACTGGGATGTCTTAATATTCACGCCAGCTTGTTACCCCGTTGGCGAGGGGCATCACCAATACAAAGTGCCATTTGGGCTGGGGATCGACAAAGCGGTATCAGTATTATGCGTATGGATGTTGGATTGGATACTGGGCCAGTATATTTTACCCAATCCCTCCCCATAACTACGACTACAACTGCACAGTCTTTGCATGATGACTTGGCTGAATTGGGCGGGAAATTAATTGTTCAAACACTCGATTATCTACACTCTAATCCCAACTTGCCCTATACCCCGCAGTCATCTGAGGGTGTTTGTTATGCCAGACAACTGGTCAAAGAAGATGGAAAAATTGATTGGTCATTAACTGCCCAAGAAATAGATCGACAAATCCGAGCCCTAACCCCTTGGCCAGGAACCTATAGTTTTTTATGGGATCAGCCCTTAAAAATTACTAAAGCCACAATCGGAAGCTCTACAAGTCAGTCTGAGCCAGGTACTGTTATCACCGCAGACCTACAAATTATTTGTGGTGACGGTCAAACAATTCAGTTGCTTGAGGTACAATTGGCCGGGAAAAAAGCTATGCCTGTTGCTGATTTCTTACGGGGGAATGTAATTAACCCAGGAACAATACTAGGCTAG
- the def gene encoding peptide deformylase, which yields MNTQLETLPILIATDPALRKKARLVEQKDLEELKKIVPVMFNTMYEAAGIGLAAPQVGIGLRFFIMDVSKSEEETSEKYVIINPEIIEESEECSEYKEGCLSVPDQSSEVIRPEKIKIRYIDLDGVSRELEADGLLGRCIQHETDHLDGILFIDHISSLKRNIIMRKVIKEQKRSR from the coding sequence ATGAATACACAACTTGAAACGCTACCTATTTTAATTGCAACCGATCCTGCATTACGTAAAAAAGCCCGTTTGGTTGAACAAAAAGACCTTGAAGAATTAAAAAAAATTGTTCCCGTCATGTTTAATACCATGTACGAAGCTGCAGGTATTGGCTTGGCGGCACCTCAGGTTGGAATAGGCCTACGCTTTTTTATTATGGACGTCTCCAAAAGTGAAGAGGAAACATCTGAAAAATATGTTATTATCAACCCAGAAATTATTGAAGAATCAGAAGAATGCTCTGAATATAAAGAGGGATGTCTTTCCGTTCCAGATCAATCTTCAGAAGTTATTCGTCCAGAAAAAATAAAAATTCGATATATTGATCTAGACGGAGTTTCTAGAGAGTTAGAAGCAGATGGATTATTGGGCAGATGCATTCAACATGAAACGGACCATTTGGATGGAATCTTGTTCATTGATCATATTTCATCACTTAAACGTAATATAATCATGCGTAAAGTTATTAAAGAACAAAAAAGAAGTCGTTAG
- a CDS encoding Hsp20 family protein, with product MSGRLFTSPMFLGFDHLEQILERAAKSTSDGYPPYNIEQIGSSSLRITLAVAGFLMDDLQITQEDNQLVIRGRQSEDSQERIFLYRGIAARQFQRAFVLAEGIEVESAWLDNGLLHIDITRPKPEMTVKRIEIAQNYASRKKVNNKASSHKGGLPDLHRSSDRSGLERSIQAITKER from the coding sequence ATGTCAGGAAGGCTTTTTACATCGCCTATGTTCCTGGGTTTTGATCATTTGGAACAAATCTTGGAACGGGCTGCGAAATCAACATCGGACGGCTATCCGCCCTATAATATAGAACAGATTGGTTCTTCAAGTCTAAGGATTACGTTGGCTGTTGCCGGATTTTTGATGGATGATTTACAAATCACACAAGAGGATAACCAGTTGGTTATTCGGGGAAGACAATCTGAGGATAGTCAGGAACGGATCTTTTTGTATAGAGGGATCGCAGCTAGACAGTTTCAAAGGGCGTTCGTTCTTGCTGAAGGGATAGAAGTAGAAAGTGCTTGGTTAGATAATGGTCTATTGCATATTGACATTACCCGACCCAAGCCAGAAATGACTGTTAAACGTATAGAAATTGCCCAAAACTACGCATCGCGTAAAAAGGTCAATAATAAGGCATCTTCTCATAAAGGGGGATTGCCAGATTTACATCGTTCTTCGGATCGTTCTGGTCTGGAACGAAGTATACAAGCGATTACTAAAGAAAGATAA
- a CDS encoding DUF1150 family protein: MDKKIADDKTKLIAAKGNELIVDVHNLTEDQLKALGVSQLAYVKTIMINGEQAFAIHAADGTPVAVTDNAKTAYAAIVQYEMLPTMVH; this comes from the coding sequence ATGGATAAAAAAATTGCAGATGACAAAACAAAATTAATCGCAGCAAAAGGTAACGAATTGATTGTTGATGTTCATAATCTTACAGAAGATCAATTAAAAGCACTTGGTGTTTCACAGCTTGCTTATGTAAAAACGATTATGATTAATGGCGAACAAGCTTTTGCTATTCATGCAGCAGATGGAACCCCTGTGGCGGTTACCGATAATGCAAAGACAGCTTATGCTGCAATTGTTCAATATGAAATGCTGCCAACAATGGTGCATTAA
- the hpf gene encoding ribosome hibernation-promoting factor, HPF/YfiA family, translated as MQTSIFGKKIEIPDWFRQKIEEILEKTTQKYFDNVISAAVTFNKNPSGYTCQIHVHVSQDLSIRSEGSSSEVQNAFEDAINHMTKRLRRYKGRLLRRRVRPADHRLIEGRQYIIQPEDQNELSQQEQVERAISERIIAEKATEIDTLTVYEAIMHLDLSERPVLMFKNSDNQRVSVIYKQQDGKIVWLDSGINS; from the coding sequence ATGCAAACATCAATTTTCGGAAAAAAAATTGAAATCCCCGACTGGTTCCGTCAAAAAATAGAAGAAATTTTAGAAAAAACAACACAAAAATATTTTGATAATGTTATTAGCGCAGCCGTAACCTTCAACAAAAACCCCTCTGGCTATACATGTCAAATTCACGTGCATGTTTCACAGGATCTGTCCATTCGCAGTGAAGGAAGCTCTAGCGAAGTTCAAAATGCGTTTGAAGATGCAATCAACCACATGACAAAACGTTTGCGCCGTTATAAAGGTCGTTTGTTACGTCGCAGAGTCCGCCCTGCGGATCATCGTTTGATTGAGGGTCGTCAATATATTATTCAACCAGAAGATCAAAACGAGCTGTCTCAACAAGAACAAGTTGAACGTGCTATTTCTGAAAGAATTATTGCAGAAAAAGCAACAGAAATTGATACATTAACTGTTTATGAAGCAATCATGCATTTGGACTTGTCAGAACGTCCAGTATTAATGTTTAAAAATTCTGATAACCAACGCGTTAGCGTTATTTATAAACAACAAGACGGCAAGATCGTTTGGTTGGATTCAGGAATTAACTCATAA
- the kdpA gene encoding potassium-transporting ATPase subunit KdpA — protein sequence MTVQSISMLIGFMLILTILAYPLGKILANIAKPTFKIKLLSGIEYFIFKICGINSNISMNWQQYGISVLAFNILGIFFLILLQLIQGYLGLNVNDARAPSLSLAVNTAVSFVTNTNWQAYSGEIGVSYLTQMLGLTVQNFLSAATGIAVVFAIIRGFGSSKQDAKTLGNFWVDLTRVTIYILLPLSIIVSFFFISQGVIQNLSAPVTINTLEGASQTIAMGPNASQEAIKLLGTNGGGFFNANSSHPYSNPTILTNFVQMLCIFLIPAALCFCFGSMVKDTRQGWAIYATMSILFIVFASALLITEQQTNPVWEQTGFNTVSSSTQTGTNMEGKEARFGITGSALFSAVTTAASCGAINNMHDSLMPLSGGITMLLMQLGEIVFGGVGSGLYGILIFIMLTVFIAGLMIGRSPEYLGKKIEPKDMKLIAIAMLNSAFIISICTVIAVLTPQGIAGITNPGPHGFSQILYAFSSAANNNGSAFAGLSANTNFYNLMLAFAMFMGRFGVIIPMLAVAGSFAMKKRIPATDNMFPTHTPLFIGLLICIILIVGALTYVPALALGPVIEHIQLFFH from the coding sequence ATGACCGTGCAATCAATTTCTATGTTAATTGGTTTTATGCTGATACTAACGATATTGGCATACCCACTTGGAAAAATTTTAGCTAATATTGCGAAACCGACCTTTAAGATTAAGTTGTTATCAGGTATCGAGTACTTTATTTTCAAAATTTGTGGGATCAATTCGAATATTTCGATGAATTGGCAGCAATATGGTATCAGTGTCCTTGCCTTTAATATCTTGGGTATTTTCTTTTTAATATTATTGCAATTAATTCAGGGATATTTGGGATTAAATGTTAATGATGCCCGGGCTCCATCTTTATCCCTCGCTGTCAATACGGCTGTCAGTTTCGTTACCAATACTAATTGGCAGGCTTATAGTGGTGAAATTGGTGTCAGCTACCTTACCCAAATGTTGGGGTTAACTGTTCAGAATTTTTTGTCTGCAGCAACGGGTATAGCCGTCGTCTTTGCAATTATTCGGGGGTTTGGCTCTTCAAAACAAGATGCAAAAACATTAGGTAATTTTTGGGTCGATTTAACCCGCGTTACGATATATATATTGCTGCCTTTATCGATCATTGTTTCATTCTTTTTTATAAGCCAAGGGGTTATACAAAATTTGTCTGCCCCAGTTACGATAAACACTTTAGAAGGGGCATCGCAAACCATTGCAATGGGACCAAATGCTTCTCAAGAGGCAATTAAACTCCTTGGAACAAATGGCGGTGGGTTTTTTAATGCTAATTCCTCTCATCCTTATTCCAATCCGACAATATTAACTAATTTTGTACAGATGTTGTGTATTTTTCTTATACCAGCAGCGTTATGTTTTTGTTTTGGGAGTATGGTCAAAGATACAAGGCAAGGATGGGCGATTTACGCAACGATGAGCATATTATTCATAGTTTTTGCCAGTGCGTTATTAATTACAGAACAACAAACCAATCCTGTATGGGAACAAACAGGGTTTAATACGGTTTCATCCTCTACACAGACAGGCACGAATATGGAGGGTAAAGAGGCACGGTTTGGAATAACAGGATCCGCATTGTTTTCAGCTGTAACGACGGCGGCGTCTTGTGGTGCGATTAATAACATGCATGATTCTCTTATGCCGCTTAGTGGTGGTATAACCATGTTGTTAATGCAATTAGGGGAAATCGTTTTTGGGGGTGTGGGATCAGGCTTATATGGAATATTAATCTTTATCATGTTAACGGTTTTTATTGCTGGTTTGATGATTGGGCGCTCCCCTGAATATTTAGGCAAAAAGATCGAACCTAAAGATATGAAATTAATTGCTATCGCAATGTTAAATAGTGCATTCATTATTTCAATTTGCACGGTTATTGCCGTTTTGACCCCACAAGGGATCGCAGGAATTACCAACCCTGGGCCACATGGTTTTTCACAAATATTATATGCCTTCAGCTCTGCTGCAAATAATAATGGCAGTGCCTTTGCTGGATTATCAGCAAATACGAATTTTTACAATTTAATGCTGGCCTTTGCAATGTTTATGGGACGCTTTGGGGTTATTATTCCGATGTTGGCGGTGGCTGGATCGTTTGCAATGAAAAAACGTATCCCTGCAACAGATAATATGTTTCCAACACATACACCGCTTTTTATCGGATTATTGATTTGCATCATTTTAATAGTGGGTGCTTTGACCTATGTGCCAGCATTGGCATTGGGACCTGTTATTGAACATATCCAGCTGTTTTTTCATTGA
- the kdpB gene encoding potassium-transporting ATPase subunit KdpB translates to MLQQNKLLTAQSVKAACKNAFLKLNPLVQIHNPVMFIVYICSIFSIFLSLHSVIIHSEQTGFIISITIWLWFTLLFANFAEAIAEGQSKAQADALKGLKQTIQATRLSAPHKDAKCEVIVSNLLRQGDIILVNAGEIIPADGEVIEGVASVDESAITGESAPVIRESGGDFCSVTGGTKIISDYLIIRVMANPGESFLDKMIGMVEGAERQKTPNEIALTILLVTLSLIFLVVIIALFPFTFFSVEHAGAGHLISLTALIALLVCLIPTTIGGLLSAIGVAGMSRMMQSNVIATSGRAVETAGNIDVLLLDKTGTITYGNRQASDFYPAPRYQLSDIAKQSLLASKADDTPEGRSIVVLAEKILKEHHIDQNSEKENTTYTPIPFTAQTRMSGVDITSARGTVFLRKGAANTIKRYVEDQGGQFPQAIHNQVNKIASEGATPLVVALDDQVIGCIALRDIVKPNIRERFSELRSMGIKTVMITGDNALTAAAIASDAGVDDYLSDATPENKLALIRNYQQQGLLVAMTGDGTNDAPALAQADVAVAMNSGTQAAKEASNMVDLDSDPTKLIEIVKTGKQLLMTRGALTTFSIANDIAKYFAVIPAAFSTVFPALGILNIMQLHSPESAILSATIFNALIIITLIPLALKGVQYRAVSAIQLLRKNLLIYGLGGIIVPFVCIKLIDMCLAVI, encoded by the coding sequence ATGTTGCAACAAAATAAACTGCTTACTGCTCAATCAGTGAAAGCAGCTTGTAAAAATGCTTTTTTAAAACTAAATCCGCTTGTACAAATTCACAACCCTGTTATGTTTATTGTTTATATATGCAGCATTTTCAGTATTTTTTTATCGCTTCATAGCGTGATTATACACTCTGAACAAACTGGATTTATTATATCCATTACAATCTGGCTATGGTTTACTCTATTATTTGCTAATTTTGCCGAAGCCATTGCCGAAGGACAAAGCAAAGCCCAAGCAGACGCATTAAAAGGTTTGAAACAAACCATTCAGGCTACTCGATTATCTGCCCCACATAAAGACGCAAAATGCGAGGTAATCGTATCTAATTTGTTAAGGCAAGGGGATATTATCTTGGTTAATGCGGGCGAGATTATTCCCGCTGATGGTGAAGTTATCGAGGGGGTTGCATCTGTTGATGAATCGGCGATAACGGGTGAATCCGCTCCTGTTATTCGTGAATCTGGGGGTGATTTTTGCTCTGTAACGGGTGGAACAAAAATCATTTCTGATTATTTGATCATCAGGGTTATGGCCAATCCAGGGGAATCATTTTTAGATAAAATGATTGGTATGGTCGAGGGCGCAGAACGCCAAAAAACACCCAATGAGATTGCGTTAACAATTTTATTAGTAACCTTAAGTCTAATTTTCTTAGTGGTTATCATTGCGTTATTTCCTTTTACATTTTTCAGCGTTGAACATGCTGGTGCGGGCCATCTTATAAGCTTGACCGCATTAATTGCCTTGCTGGTTTGTCTAATTCCTACAACCATTGGGGGATTATTGTCTGCAATTGGCGTTGCCGGAATGAGCAGAATGATGCAATCCAATGTTATTGCAACCTCTGGGCGTGCGGTTGAGACGGCGGGGAATATTGATGTGCTATTATTGGATAAAACAGGAACAATTACTTATGGTAATCGCCAAGCTTCTGATTTTTATCCTGCGCCCCGATATCAATTATCTGATATCGCAAAGCAATCTTTATTGGCATCAAAAGCTGATGATACCCCTGAGGGAAGAAGTATTGTCGTTTTAGCTGAAAAAATACTTAAAGAACATCATATAGATCAAAATAGTGAAAAGGAAAATACAACATACACACCCATTCCTTTTACAGCACAAACTCGGATGAGTGGGGTTGATATTACAAGTGCCAGGGGAACAGTATTCTTACGAAAAGGGGCAGCCAATACTATTAAACGATACGTAGAAGATCAGGGTGGACAGTTTCCCCAAGCCATTCATAATCAAGTTAATAAAATTGCCAGCGAGGGGGCAACCCCACTTGTGGTTGCCTTAGATGACCAGGTGATTGGTTGTATTGCTTTACGTGATATTGTCAAACCTAATATCAGAGAACGGTTTAGCGAATTGCGTTCGATGGGAATTAAAACCGTTATGATTACGGGGGACAATGCTTTAACTGCTGCTGCGATTGCCTCGGATGCTGGGGTTGATGATTATTTGTCAGACGCCACCCCTGAAAACAAACTGGCGCTTATTCGCAATTACCAACAACAGGGATTATTGGTTGCCATGACAGGGGATGGAACCAACGATGCCCCAGCACTGGCCCAGGCAGATGTTGCTGTTGCCATGAATTCTGGAACACAAGCCGCCAAAGAGGCCAGTAATATGGTTGATCTTGACTCAGATCCAACCAAATTGATTGAAATTGTCAAAACGGGCAAGCAACTATTAATGACCCGTGGTGCCTTAACGACCTTTTCAATTGCGAATGATATTGCAAAATATTTTGCGGTTATTCCCGCTGCCTTTTCAACGGTTTTTCCTGCACTGGGTATTCTAAATATCATGCAGTTACATAGTCCTGAATCGGCAATTTTATCAGCAACTATTTTTAATGCGTTGATTATAATTACGCTTATTCCCTTAGCTTTGAAAGGGGTACAATATCGGGCCGTCAGTGCCATCCAATTATTGCGTAAAAATTTACTGATTTATGGTCTAGGGGGCATTATAGTGCCGTTTGTTTGTATTAAATTAATTGATATGTGTTTGGCTGTTATATAA
- the kdpC gene encoding potassium-transporting ATPase subunit KdpC — protein sequence MKSLFRPALGLFIILSVITGVLYPLMVTGIAQTIFPNQANGSFIEYKGQKVGSALIGQSFTKLGYFWERPSATSERGYNAMASSGASIAPSNPELLKSAQHYAMILRNADPDHNAYIPIDLVTHSSSGLDPDISIAAALYQVPRIAKARGLTKDAVKAVIDQHSRHRVLTIFGEPVVNVLQLNLALDTLMLAKDNN from the coding sequence ATGAAAAGCTTATTTCGTCCTGCATTGGGATTATTTATCATTTTATCAGTGATTACAGGAGTTTTGTACCCTTTAATGGTGACTGGGATTGCACAAACAATCTTTCCCAATCAAGCGAATGGTAGCTTTATTGAATATAAAGGACAAAAAGTTGGATCTGCTTTGATCGGACAGTCTTTTACAAAACTAGGTTATTTTTGGGAACGGCCTTCTGCAACATCGGAAAGGGGGTATAATGCTATGGCCTCTTCAGGGGCTAGCATAGCACCTTCTAACCCTGAATTATTAAAATCTGCTCAGCATTATGCGATGATTTTAAGAAATGCTGATCCTGATCATAATGCTTATATTCCTATTGATTTAGTTACCCATTCCAGCAGTGGTCTTGATCCTGATATCAGTATAGCTGCTGCACTTTATCAAGTTCCGCGCATTGCAAAGGCACGAGGATTAACCAAAGATGCGGTAAAAGCAGTTATTGACCAGCACAGCCGCCATCGTGTTCTGACAATTTTTGGGGAACCTGTCGTTAATGTGTTACAACTTAACCTTGCCTTAGATACGTTAATGTTAGCAAAGGATAATAATTAA